One window from the genome of Rhodococcus sp. ABRD24 encodes:
- a CDS encoding PLP-dependent aminotransferase family protein — MVGGVARTPRETHLHLELPDTAAPLRHRVASAIVAAVRTGTLGPGDPLPASRALARDLGIARAAVVDAYDELAAAGYAVARPGSGTRVAAGADAAARAGLSPHVTAAHISAAPASPPHHDGATDLSPGYPDTGLISERDWRQAWRTAASLPIPHVSPGPAGHRQLREALSIHLRRTRGIAADPDEIVIVPGVPSALRALVAAADLAGRDAAFEDPGYGKARRALSSAGMRIRPVAVDRDGLDPELLRTSDSTVYCTPAHQYPMGARMPVARRAALVSASVAAGRLVIEDDYDGEFRYGVSTLPALRAIDRGRECVAYVGTASKILSPALRLAWLIPPVALLEPVRHALDSSGESVCAITACALADFIESGSLTRHLARAARTYAARRHAFVDALRRHLPDVELTGVDAGLHVVVRLPDFLDDAVVAAELGRRGVTVPGLSGYRTAAAVPSGLLCGYARLPETHADAAAQTIADVIRERRAAVADNSGSCTTTGS; from the coding sequence ATGGTCGGCGGCGTGGCCCGGACCCCGCGTGAGACGCATCTGCACCTGGAACTCCCCGATACCGCCGCGCCGCTGCGCCACCGCGTCGCGTCCGCGATCGTGGCCGCCGTGCGCACCGGAACACTCGGACCGGGTGACCCACTGCCCGCGTCTCGCGCGCTGGCCCGGGACCTGGGAATTGCCCGGGCCGCAGTGGTGGACGCCTACGACGAACTGGCGGCTGCCGGATATGCGGTCGCACGTCCAGGGTCCGGTACCCGCGTCGCCGCCGGTGCCGATGCCGCAGCCAGGGCAGGCCTCAGCCCCCACGTCACAGCGGCTCACATCTCTGCCGCGCCGGCCTCTCCACCACACCACGATGGCGCCACCGACCTCTCCCCCGGCTATCCGGATACGGGACTGATCTCGGAGCGGGACTGGCGGCAGGCCTGGCGCACCGCGGCATCGCTGCCAATCCCCCATGTCTCCCCGGGTCCCGCCGGCCACCGGCAGCTGCGCGAGGCACTGAGCATTCACCTCCGCCGGACGCGTGGCATCGCCGCTGATCCAGACGAGATCGTGATCGTGCCGGGGGTGCCGTCCGCGCTGCGGGCGCTGGTCGCCGCCGCCGACCTGGCCGGCCGCGACGCCGCCTTCGAGGACCCCGGATATGGGAAGGCACGGCGGGCCCTCTCATCGGCCGGCATGCGGATCCGTCCGGTCGCCGTCGATCGCGACGGCCTGGACCCGGAACTGCTGCGCACGTCGGACTCGACCGTGTACTGCACTCCGGCCCATCAGTATCCGATGGGCGCACGAATGCCGGTGGCTCGCCGGGCGGCACTGGTATCCGCGTCTGTCGCCGCGGGCCGGCTGGTGATCGAGGACGACTATGACGGCGAGTTCCGGTACGGGGTGTCGACCCTGCCCGCCTTGCGCGCGATCGACCGTGGCCGCGAATGCGTCGCCTACGTCGGAACGGCGTCGAAGATCCTGTCGCCGGCGCTGCGGCTGGCCTGGCTCATCCCTCCCGTCGCGCTCCTGGAACCGGTGCGTCACGCTCTGGACTCGAGCGGGGAGTCGGTATGCGCAATCACCGCGTGCGCCCTTGCCGATTTCATCGAATCCGGTTCACTGACAAGACATTTGGCACGCGCCGCCCGCACCTACGCGGCTCGGCGCCATGCCTTCGTCGACGCATTGCGGCGGCACCTGCCGGACGTGGAACTGACCGGGGTGGATGCGGGACTGCACGTGGTAGTCCGCCTGCCCGATTTCCTCGACGATGCCGTCGTCGCGGCGGAACTGGGCCGACGCGGTGTGACGGTGCCCGGACTGAGCGGCTACCGCACCGCCGCTGCGGTTCCGTCGGGGCTGCTGTGCGGGTACGCCCGGCTGCCCGAGACGCACGCGGATGCGGCAGCGCAGACGATCGCCGATGTCATCCGCGAACGACGCGCGGCCGTGGCTGACAATTCGGGCAGCTGTACGACGACCGGTTCATGA
- the mutM gene encoding bifunctional DNA-formamidopyrimidine glycosylase/DNA-(apurinic or apyrimidinic site) lyase: MPELPEVEVVRRGLDAHVVGRVIETVDVFHPRAVRRHLPGAIDLARRLEGQTIASAERRGKYLWLVLEPSDVALVVHLGMSGQMLVQPPSAESEKHLRIRARLDSGMDLRFVDQRTFGGWALAELVTVDGTVLPDSVAHIARDPLDARFDPDAVVKVLRSKKTEIKRALLDQTVVSGVGNIYADEALWRAEIHGNRPTDRLTGPRLRCLLESVESVMTEALAQGGTSFDALYVNVNGQSGYFDRSLAAYGQENMPCPRCGAPIQREKFMNRSSYSCPNCQPRPRVVRG, encoded by the coding sequence GTGCCCGAGCTTCCCGAGGTAGAAGTGGTCCGACGCGGCCTCGACGCGCATGTCGTGGGCCGGGTAATCGAAACGGTGGACGTATTCCACCCCCGTGCGGTGCGCCGTCACCTGCCCGGGGCGATCGACCTGGCCCGCCGGCTCGAGGGCCAGACCATCGCGTCCGCGGAGCGTCGCGGAAAGTACCTGTGGCTCGTGCTCGAACCGAGCGACGTCGCTCTCGTCGTGCACCTCGGGATGAGCGGTCAGATGCTCGTGCAACCACCATCCGCCGAATCCGAGAAGCACCTGCGGATCCGGGCACGGCTCGACTCCGGCATGGACCTGCGGTTCGTCGACCAGCGTACCTTCGGCGGCTGGGCACTCGCCGAGCTTGTGACGGTGGACGGCACCGTGCTGCCCGATTCGGTCGCGCACATCGCTCGCGACCCCCTCGACGCGCGCTTCGACCCCGACGCCGTCGTGAAGGTCTTGCGCAGCAAGAAGACCGAGATCAAGCGCGCCCTGCTGGACCAGACTGTGGTGTCGGGTGTGGGCAACATCTACGCCGACGAGGCCCTGTGGCGGGCCGAGATTCACGGCAACCGGCCCACCGACCGCCTCACCGGGCCGCGGCTTCGGTGCCTCCTCGAGTCCGTCGAATCCGTGATGACCGAGGCGCTCGCACAGGGCGGAACCTCCTTCGATGCGCTCTACGTCAACGTCAACGGGCAATCGGGCTACTTCGACCGCTCTCTCGCCGCGTACGGGCAGGAGAACATGCCGTGCCCGCGGTGCGGTGCCCCGATCCAGCGCGAGAAGTTCATGAACCGGTCGTCGTACAGCTGCCCGAATTGTCAGCCACGGCCGCGCGTCGTTCGCGGATGA
- the rnc gene encoding ribonuclease III, which translates to MTSKKSNTALVGGEEDHASLLAALGVPLEESLLMLALTHRSYAYENGGLPTNERLEFLGDSVLGLTVTERLYREHPEKSEGELAKIRASIVNMHALAEVARGLGPGGLGAHLLLGKGEEMTGGRDKPSILADGMESLLGAIYLEHGIETARKAVMDLFSDLLSRAPKLGAGLDWKTSLQELTAERGVGVPIYEITATGPDHDKEFTATVVVAGGALGVGVGRSKKEAEQKAASTAWSALSESGDSVSE; encoded by the coding sequence GTGACCAGTAAGAAAAGCAATACAGCTCTCGTCGGCGGCGAGGAGGATCACGCATCACTCCTCGCCGCTCTCGGCGTTCCTCTGGAAGAGTCGCTCCTCATGTTGGCGCTGACCCATCGTTCGTATGCATACGAGAATGGTGGTCTGCCGACTAACGAGCGGCTCGAGTTTCTCGGTGACTCGGTCCTCGGACTGACTGTCACCGAGAGGCTGTACCGCGAGCACCCGGAGAAGTCCGAGGGTGAACTCGCGAAGATCAGAGCCAGCATCGTGAACATGCATGCGCTGGCGGAGGTCGCACGCGGTCTCGGCCCCGGCGGGCTCGGCGCGCACCTGCTCCTCGGCAAGGGCGAGGAGATGACCGGTGGTCGCGACAAGCCCAGCATCCTCGCGGATGGGATGGAGTCGCTCCTCGGTGCGATCTATCTCGAGCACGGCATCGAAACTGCACGGAAAGCAGTGATGGACTTGTTCTCCGACCTGCTCTCGCGCGCTCCCAAGCTGGGTGCAGGCTTGGACTGGAAGACGAGTCTGCAGGAGCTCACCGCCGAGCGCGGTGTCGGTGTACCGATCTACGAGATCACCGCAACCGGCCCCGATCACGACAAAGAGTTCACCGCGACCGTCGTGGTCGCTGGTGGTGCTCTGGGCGTGGGCGTAGGCCGATCCAAGAAGGAAGCCGAGCAGAAGGCTGCCAGCACTGCTTGGAGCGCGCTGTCCGAGTCCGGCGACTCGGTCTCCGAGTAG
- the rpmF gene encoding 50S ribosomal protein L32: MAVPKRRMSRSNTRSRRSQWKTTAPTLVTCPNRGCGEKTLPHVACPSCGTYKGRQVTAAAV; this comes from the coding sequence GTGGCTGTTCCCAAGCGCAGAATGTCGCGGTCCAACACGAGGTCGCGACGGAGCCAGTGGAAGACCACTGCGCCCACCCTCGTCACCTGCCCGAACCGTGGGTGTGGCGAGAAGACGCTGCCCCACGTCGCGTGCCCGTCTTGCGGCACCTACAAGGGCCGCCAGGTTACCGCCGCGGCTGTCTAG
- a CDS encoding DUF177 domain-containing protein has product MLDTLSLGRRPGSMRTVSRVVPAPSRIGLDLVGIEKGTDVELDLRLESVSEGVLVTGTVTADTVGECSRCLEPYTDSVNLYLTELFAYPDSATEETTDEDELYRVVDDEIDLEPVIVDAVGLELPLQPLCSDDCEGLCPECGIRLAIAESGHSHETMDPRWAGLAAKFGAGSEASNVNAEASKNNEEK; this is encoded by the coding sequence GTGCTGGACACGCTCTCGCTGGGCCGTCGTCCCGGCTCGATGCGAACGGTGTCGCGGGTTGTCCCGGCTCCTTCCCGGATCGGTCTCGACCTTGTCGGGATCGAGAAGGGCACGGACGTGGAACTCGATCTGCGGCTCGAGTCGGTATCCGAGGGGGTGCTCGTCACCGGAACCGTTACTGCGGACACGGTGGGGGAGTGCTCGCGGTGTCTGGAGCCGTATACGGACTCGGTGAATCTGTACCTCACGGAGCTGTTCGCGTACCCGGACAGTGCAACTGAGGAGACCACCGACGAAGATGAGCTCTACCGGGTCGTCGACGACGAGATCGACCTCGAACCGGTGATCGTCGATGCCGTTGGCCTGGAGCTTCCGCTCCAGCCGCTGTGCAGTGACGATTGTGAGGGATTGTGCCCCGAATGTGGCATTCGCCTGGCGATTGCGGAATCCGGGCACAGTCATGAGACAATGGATCCTCGCTGGGCTGGGCTCGCAGCCAAATTCGGTGCAGGATCCGAAGCCAGCAACGTAAACGCTGAAGCCAGCAAGAACAACGAGGAGAAGTAG
- a CDS encoding DivIVA domain-containing protein: MYRVFEALDELVAIVEEARGVPMTAGCVVPRGDVLELLDDVRDAIPGELDDAQDVLDHRDKLVGDARQNAEQTVSSANAQATETIADARENADRILADAKAQADRMVAEARSHAEQLVLDAREEADTTVAEGQREYDSLTGRARAESERMIESGKVSYDRSVADGIAEQERLVSEAEVVRAANTESARVIDAAHAESDRLRSECDLYVDTKLAEFEDFLNGTIRSVGRGRQQLRTGTGVPDYDAGYGERRR, translated from the coding sequence GTGTACCGGGTATTCGAGGCACTCGACGAGCTTGTCGCGATCGTCGAAGAGGCGCGTGGAGTTCCGATGACCGCGGGGTGCGTCGTTCCGCGTGGCGACGTGCTCGAGCTCCTGGACGATGTCCGGGATGCAATCCCGGGCGAACTGGACGATGCGCAGGACGTCCTGGACCATCGGGACAAGCTTGTCGGTGACGCGCGCCAGAACGCCGAGCAGACGGTGTCGAGCGCCAACGCGCAAGCCACCGAAACTATCGCCGATGCGCGGGAGAACGCCGACCGCATCCTGGCCGATGCCAAGGCGCAGGCCGACCGGATGGTTGCCGAGGCGCGGTCGCACGCAGAGCAGCTCGTCCTCGATGCACGCGAGGAAGCCGACACCACCGTCGCCGAGGGGCAGCGTGAGTACGACTCGCTGACCGGTCGGGCGAGGGCCGAGTCCGAACGGATGATCGAGTCCGGCAAGGTCTCATACGATCGTTCGGTCGCGGACGGCATCGCCGAGCAGGAGCGGCTGGTCTCGGAGGCCGAGGTCGTGCGGGCGGCCAACACCGAGTCGGCTCGGGTGATCGACGCTGCGCATGCCGAATCCGACCGTCTGCGTTCGGAATGCGACCTGTACGTCGACACCAAGCTTGCCGAGTTCGAGGACTTCCTGAACGGAACCATCCGGTCCGTCGGTCGCGGTCGACAGCAGCTCCGGACGGGTACCGGCGTCCCGGACTACGACGCCGGCTACGGCGAGCGCCGGAGATAG
- the coaD gene encoding pantetheine-phosphate adenylyltransferase → MTGAVCPGSFDPVTNGHLDVIGRAAALFDEVVVTVMINKNKRGLFTVEERIEMLEDATGHLPNVRVASWHGLLVDYAKTQGITAIVKGLRGANDFDYELQMAQMNQKLSGVDTLFIPTNPTYSFLSSSLVKEVATFGGDVADMVPEKVHARLTARIAERAAEGS, encoded by the coding sequence ATGACTGGCGCCGTCTGCCCCGGATCCTTCGACCCCGTGACCAACGGTCACCTGGACGTCATCGGACGGGCCGCCGCGCTCTTCGACGAGGTCGTGGTGACCGTGATGATCAACAAGAACAAGCGTGGCCTCTTCACCGTCGAGGAGCGCATCGAGATGCTCGAGGACGCCACCGGCCACCTGCCGAATGTCCGTGTGGCGTCGTGGCATGGGCTGCTGGTCGATTACGCGAAGACCCAAGGGATCACGGCGATCGTCAAGGGCCTGCGCGGCGCCAACGACTTCGACTACGAGCTGCAGATGGCGCAGATGAACCAGAAGCTCTCGGGTGTCGACACCCTGTTCATACCGACCAATCCGACCTACAGCTTCCTGTCCAGCTCGCTGGTCAAGGAAGTGGCGACCTTCGGGGGTGACGTGGCGGACATGGTGCCGGAGAAGGTGCACGCTCGGCTGACGGCTCGGATCGCCGAGCGGGCGGCAGAGGGTTCCTGA
- the rsmD gene encoding 16S rRNA (guanine(966)-N(2))-methyltransferase RsmD — MTRIVAGRAGGRRLKVPASGTRPTSERVREALFSSLDSRMDLEGAAVLDLYAGSGALGLEALSRGAGHVLLVESDAKAAAVVKENVTAVGLAGAVVRIAPVAAVVGAAADREYDIVLADPPYAVADEDMTAVLDALLANGWIGEGSIVVAERSSRSPETQWPDGLRAERVKRYGETRIELATCYGLEP; from the coding sequence GTGACAAGAATCGTCGCCGGACGAGCCGGAGGCAGGCGTTTGAAGGTGCCCGCAAGTGGTACCCGTCCGACGTCGGAGCGAGTCCGTGAGGCCCTGTTCAGTTCGCTCGACAGCCGCATGGACCTCGAGGGCGCCGCCGTGCTGGACCTGTACGCAGGTTCCGGCGCCCTCGGGCTCGAGGCGCTCTCGAGGGGTGCCGGGCACGTGTTGCTCGTCGAGTCGGATGCGAAGGCGGCCGCCGTCGTCAAAGAGAACGTGACGGCGGTCGGCCTCGCCGGCGCGGTAGTGCGGATCGCGCCCGTGGCGGCCGTTGTCGGCGCCGCCGCCGACCGCGAGTACGACATCGTGCTGGCGGACCCGCCGTACGCGGTTGCCGACGAGGACATGACCGCGGTCCTCGATGCCCTGCTGGCCAACGGCTGGATCGGGGAAGGGTCGATCGTCGTGGCCGAACGTTCTTCTCGCTCACCGGAGACGCAGTGGCCGGACGGACTGCGAGCCGAGCGGGTCAAGCGCTATGGCGAGACCAGAATCGAGCTCGCCACCTGCTACGGTCTGGAGCCATGA
- a CDS encoding pyruvate carboxylase — protein MFTKVLVANRGEIAIRAFRAAYELGAGTVAVFPYEDRNSVHRLKADEAYQIGEVGHPVRAYLSVDEIVAAAQRAGADAIYPGYGFLSENPDLAAACEANGITFVGPSAEILELTGNKARAIAAAKAAGLPVLASSEPSADVDQLLAAAENMEFPVFVKAVAGGGGRGMRRVAERAQLRESIEAASREAESAFGDPTVFLEQAVIDPRHIEVQILADGQGGVIHLFERDCSVQRRHQKVIELAPAPNLDPALRDRICADAVAFAKQIGYQCAGTVEFLLDTRGNHVFIEMNPRIQVEHTVTEEITDVDLVQAQLRIASGESLADLGLSQDSITIRGAALQCRITTEDPANGFRPDTGRITAYRTPGGAGVRLDGGANLGAEVGAYFDSMLVKLTCRGRDLEAAVARARRAVTEFRIRGVSTNIPFLQAVLDDADFRAGRVTTSFIEERPQLLTLRSSADRGTRILNYLADVTVNKPHGARPTTVYPQDKLPSIDLTAPAPDGSRQRLLALGPDGFAKSLREQKALAVTDTTFRDAHQSLLATRVRTSGLLDVAGHVARMTPELLSIEAWGGATYDVALRFLHEDPWYRLAALREAVPNINLQMLLRGRNTVGYTPYPEKVTRAFVAEATATGVDIFRIFDALNNVDQMRPAIEAVRETGTTVAEVAMSYTGDLSNPNETLYTLDYYLRLAEEIVDAGAHILAIKDMAGLLRAPAAAELVTALRSNFDLPVHVHTHDTPGGQLATYLAAWQAGADAVDGAAAPLAGTTSQPALSAIVAAAAHSEFDTGIDLQAVCDLEPYWEALRKVYAPFESGIPAPTGRVYTHEIPGGQLSNLRQQAIALGLGDRFEEVEAKYAAADRMLGRLVKVTPSSKVVGDLALHLVGADVAADEFAADPAKFDIPDSVVGFLRGELGTPPGGWPEPFRSKALEGRGQAKPEAVLTAADEEGLAGSSKERQATLNRLLFPGPTKEFEEHRDKYGDTSQLSANQFFYGLRRGEEHRVKLGKGVELLMGLEAISEPDERGYRTVMCILNGQLRPVSVRDRSIASEVPAAEKADKNNPAHVPAPFAGVVTLVVTEGQHVSVGDTVATIEAMKMEAAITAPRSGIVSRVAIGGVQQVEGGDLLAVVSTMETTGNE, from the coding sequence ATGTTCACCAAAGTTCTCGTCGCCAACCGCGGCGAAATTGCGATCCGCGCGTTCCGTGCCGCCTATGAACTGGGCGCAGGAACGGTTGCGGTGTTCCCGTACGAAGACCGCAACTCGGTGCACCGACTGAAGGCCGACGAGGCCTATCAGATCGGCGAGGTCGGCCATCCGGTCCGCGCGTATCTGTCGGTCGACGAGATCGTCGCGGCCGCGCAGCGTGCCGGCGCCGATGCGATCTACCCCGGCTACGGCTTCCTGTCCGAGAACCCGGACCTCGCCGCGGCGTGTGAGGCGAACGGGATCACGTTCGTCGGCCCGTCCGCGGAGATCCTGGAGCTGACCGGCAACAAGGCGCGCGCGATCGCTGCCGCGAAGGCCGCCGGGCTGCCGGTGCTGGCGTCATCGGAGCCGTCGGCCGATGTGGACCAGCTTCTCGCGGCCGCCGAGAACATGGAGTTCCCGGTCTTCGTCAAGGCCGTCGCCGGCGGCGGCGGACGCGGTATGCGCCGCGTCGCCGAGCGGGCCCAGTTGCGCGAGTCGATCGAGGCGGCCTCGCGTGAGGCCGAGTCGGCATTCGGCGACCCGACGGTGTTCCTCGAGCAGGCCGTCATCGACCCCCGGCACATCGAGGTGCAGATCCTCGCAGACGGCCAGGGCGGCGTGATCCACCTGTTCGAGCGGGACTGCTCGGTGCAGCGTCGCCACCAGAAGGTGATCGAGCTGGCCCCGGCGCCGAATCTTGATCCGGCCCTGCGAGATCGGATCTGCGCGGACGCGGTCGCGTTCGCCAAGCAGATCGGCTACCAGTGCGCCGGCACCGTCGAGTTCCTCCTCGACACCCGCGGCAACCACGTGTTCATCGAGATGAATCCGCGTATCCAGGTGGAGCACACGGTCACCGAGGAGATCACCGACGTCGACCTGGTGCAGGCGCAGCTGCGCATCGCTTCTGGCGAGTCGCTCGCCGATCTGGGGCTGAGCCAGGATTCGATCACGATCCGCGGCGCGGCGCTGCAGTGCCGCATCACCACGGAGGACCCGGCGAACGGCTTCCGCCCCGACACCGGTCGCATCACCGCGTACCGCACTCCGGGCGGCGCGGGTGTGCGTCTGGACGGCGGCGCCAACCTGGGCGCCGAGGTAGGCGCCTACTTCGATTCGATGCTCGTCAAGCTCACCTGCCGCGGCCGTGATCTCGAGGCTGCCGTTGCCCGCGCCCGTCGTGCGGTCACCGAGTTCCGCATCCGTGGCGTGTCGACGAACATCCCGTTCCTACAGGCGGTTCTGGACGACGCGGACTTCCGCGCGGGCCGCGTCACAACCTCGTTCATCGAGGAGCGCCCGCAGCTGCTGACGCTGCGCAGCTCTGCTGACCGCGGCACCCGCATCCTGAACTACCTCGCGGACGTCACCGTCAACAAGCCGCACGGCGCCCGGCCGACAACGGTGTACCCACAGGACAAGCTGCCGTCGATCGACCTGACCGCACCCGCACCGGACGGCTCGCGTCAGCGCCTGCTGGCCCTCGGGCCCGACGGCTTCGCGAAGTCGCTGCGCGAGCAGAAGGCCCTCGCAGTCACCGACACCACGTTCCGTGACGCGCACCAGTCGCTGCTCGCGACACGCGTCCGGACATCGGGTCTGCTCGATGTTGCCGGCCATGTCGCTCGGATGACCCCCGAGCTGCTCTCGATCGAGGCATGGGGCGGCGCCACCTACGATGTGGCACTGCGATTCCTGCACGAGGATCCCTGGTACCGGCTCGCCGCGCTGCGTGAGGCCGTGCCGAACATCAACCTGCAGATGCTGCTGCGTGGCCGTAACACCGTCGGCTACACCCCGTACCCGGAGAAGGTCACCCGCGCGTTCGTGGCGGAAGCCACGGCAACCGGTGTCGATATCTTCCGAATCTTCGACGCCCTCAACAACGTCGACCAGATGCGTCCCGCGATCGAGGCCGTCCGAGAGACCGGCACCACGGTCGCCGAGGTCGCGATGTCGTACACGGGCGACCTGTCGAACCCGAACGAAACCCTCTACACCCTCGACTACTACCTTCGCCTGGCGGAGGAGATCGTCGACGCGGGCGCGCACATCCTGGCCATCAAGGACATGGCCGGTCTGCTCCGCGCCCCCGCCGCCGCCGAACTCGTGACGGCGCTGCGAAGCAACTTCGACCTGCCGGTGCACGTGCACACTCACGACACTCCGGGTGGTCAGCTCGCGACGTACCTCGCCGCGTGGCAGGCCGGCGCGGACGCGGTCGACGGTGCCGCGGCACCGCTGGCCGGCACCACCAGCCAGCCCGCACTGTCGGCGATCGTCGCCGCGGCCGCGCACAGCGAGTTCGATACGGGCATCGACCTGCAGGCCGTGTGCGACCTCGAACCGTATTGGGAGGCGCTGCGAAAGGTGTACGCGCCGTTCGAATCCGGGATCCCCGCACCCACCGGACGCGTCTACACCCACGAAATCCCCGGCGGCCAGCTCTCGAACCTGCGCCAGCAGGCCATCGCCCTGGGTCTCGGTGACCGGTTCGAGGAGGTCGAGGCCAAGTACGCCGCAGCCGACCGCATGCTCGGACGCCTCGTCAAGGTCACCCCGTCGTCGAAGGTCGTCGGTGACCTCGCTCTGCATCTCGTCGGCGCGGACGTCGCGGCCGACGAGTTCGCTGCAGATCCCGCCAAGTTCGACATCCCCGATTCCGTCGTCGGATTCCTGCGCGGAGAGCTGGGGACCCCGCCCGGCGGCTGGCCCGAGCCCTTCCGCAGCAAGGCCCTCGAGGGTCGAGGACAGGCCAAGCCGGAGGCGGTGCTCACGGCCGCGGACGAGGAGGGTCTCGCAGGTTCGTCGAAGGAGCGTCAGGCCACGCTCAATCGGCTGCTGTTCCCCGGTCCCACAAAGGAATTCGAGGAGCATCGGGACAAGTACGGCGACACCTCACAGTTGTCGGCGAACCAGTTCTTCTACGGACTGCGTCGCGGCGAGGAGCACCGCGTCAAGCTCGGCAAGGGCGTCGAACTACTCATGGGCCTCGAGGCGATCTCCGAGCCCGACGAGCGCGGCTACCGCACCGTCATGTGCATCCTCAACGGCCAGCTGCGTCCGGTGTCGGTCCGTGACCGGTCCATCGCCAGCGAGGTCCCGGCCGCGGAGAAGGCGGACAAGAACAACCCCGCTCATGTGCCCGCGCCGTTCGCGGGCGTCGTCACGCTCGTCGTCACCGAGGGACAGCATGTCTCGGTTGGTGACACGGTCGCCACGATCGAAGCGATGAAGATGGAGGCGGCGATCACAGCACCGCGCAGCGGTATCGTCTCGCGGGTCGCCATCGGCGGTGTGCAGCAGGTCGAGGGTGGAGATCTCCTGGCCGTCGTGTCGACGATGGAGACCACCGGCAACGAGTGA